One genomic segment of Chelonia mydas isolate rCheMyd1 chromosome 1, rCheMyd1.pri.v2, whole genome shotgun sequence includes these proteins:
- the CENPM gene encoding centromere protein M isoform X2, translating to MSLVRPFDKLPTLNSAAILLVGTDERRQQQLAEAILKEKKNFKINIHVATSLPLPAERDHVRPRIDLIAFMINMQSKHSLRNVEASLSHIDANFFLGKVCFLITGDWICL from the exons ATGTCGCTAGTGAGGCCCTTCGATAAACTCCCGACGCTCAACTCGGCCGCTATCTTG TTGGTGGGCACGGATGaaaggcggcagcagcagctagCAGAGGCAATtcttaaggagaaaaaaaacttcaagaTAAATAT CCACGTGGCAACCTCCCTCCCTTTACCTGCTGAGAGAGATCATGTCCGACCCCGGATTGACCTGATTGCCTTTATGATTAACATGCAAAGCAAACACAG TCTTAGGAATGTTGAAGCTTCACTATCACACATAGATGCCAACTTCTTCCTCGGGAAAGTGTGCTTCCTCATCACAGGAG ATTGGATATGCCTGTAA
- the CENPM gene encoding centromere protein M isoform X1: MSLVRPFDKLPTLNSAAILLVGTDERRQQQLAEAILKEKKNFKINIHVATSLPLPAERDHVRPRIDLIAFMINMQSKHSLRNVEASLSHIDANFFLGKVCFLITGVGRMNHCSVEMNAVRKLGNLYCSPVLFCELDSEGIRVATAQRLLRMLQICAGHVPGVSALFFSSLMKSSIDE, from the exons ATGTCGCTAGTGAGGCCCTTCGATAAACTCCCGACGCTCAACTCGGCCGCTATCTTG TTGGTGGGCACGGATGaaaggcggcagcagcagctagCAGAGGCAATtcttaaggagaaaaaaaacttcaagaTAAATAT CCACGTGGCAACCTCCCTCCCTTTACCTGCTGAGAGAGATCATGTCCGACCCCGGATTGACCTGATTGCCTTTATGATTAACATGCAAAGCAAACACAG TCTTAGGAATGTTGAAGCTTCACTATCACACATAGATGCCAACTTCTTCCTCGGGAAAGTGTGCTTCCTCATCACAGGAG TTGGTAGGATGAATCACTGCAGCGTAGAAATGAATGCTGTCCGGAAACTGGGAAACCTCTACTGCAGCCCTGTCCTATTCTGTGAGCTGGAT TCTGAAGGAATCCGAGTTGCAACAGCTCAGCGGCTGCTCCGGATGTTGCAGATCTGCGCTGGTCACGTGCCAGGGGTTTCTGCCCTCTTCTTCAGTTCTTTGATGAAAAGCTCCATTGATGAGTAA